The DNA region ATTGAAATATTCGCTCTGTTATTAATTGTCTGAAGCAGAAAGCCACTTACCTCCAGAATCTTTTCTTTATTTATCGAAACAAGCTCGTGAACATCTGTTGCTAATCCGCCATGATACATCGAGATGGAGAAATAACTTTCTGTTAGGTTTAAAATCTTATCTAAAGTTTTTAGCGCCTCATCAATGCACGTGTGAAACAAAAGACCGTGATTAGACATTACCATTCTACTGAAAAGCGCATCAGCGCAATAAAAAACTCTATTTTTTGTTCCGATTCCGATCATACCTCGCGTATGTCCTGGCAATGTTCTGACTGTCAGTTGAAAGCCCTGCTCGGATAGAATATATCCATCTTCATTAGGTATGACATTAGTAACTTGTGATGGTTTTGCATTTAGAAAAGGACTGTTTCCAACAAAACTAAATGTATGAGCACCTGAACTTAGGTACATTGGCTCTAAAAAAGGATGCTCTATAAAAGTTTTCTCATATTCAGTTGCATATATCTTTATATTTGGGTATTTACATTGAAAAAAATGATTTCCCCCGCAATGATCTGCATGATGGTGGGTATTAATGATAGCGATTATTTGATATCCGGCCCCCGAAACAGTTTTATCGATATCCTTAGCAACATTATCATTTGGCCCAGAATCAATTAAAATAGCAGTTTTTTGATCCGCATTAACAATGAGCCCTGGAGCTGGTTGTCGCGGTGAACCAACTAAAATATAGCAGCCCTCTGTTATTGATATAAGATTTAACGGCATAAATACCTCTTACAATAAAATTCAAAATTATTTTGTACCATCCCAAATGGTTTTCTGCCCCTTAATTTTATTTTCTTGTGGTACGCGCCCCATAAACAGCCTAAATTATGACTAAATAAATTAAGCTTTGCAACCTTAAAACTCCCCCAAAATCAAGTCTTTGAGGAAATCCTTAAACAACCGATAAATCCTATAAAAAATGTGATTCCTGTACAATCCCAAACCCCATTTTTCTTGTTTTTGACAAAACTTTGCACTTTTTATAGGATTATAAACAGTTTTATTTTAATTTTTGGACATTAAAATAATAAAATAACAAATTTTAGTTTATTCCAAATATTTAGGAGTTTTATGAAAGGAATCAAAACGTCGACAATACACCACGGTGTCGGCCGAAGAAAATCAGCAGTAGCAAGAGTTTGGCTAAAAGCTGGTAAGGGCAATATTACAGTAAACGGCCTTAGCTTCAAAGAATACTTTGACACAGACATAGAAAAACAAATAGTTGTCGACCCTATGAATGTTGCAAGATTAGGTCAAGATTTTGACATAGATGCAAATGTTCAAGGTGGCGGCTTGGTAGCACAAGCAGGCGCAGTAAGATTAGGCCTTTCAAGAGCTTTAGTCGAAATGGACGAAACATTACGTTCAGCATTAAGAAAAAGCGGCTTTCTAACTTGCGATGCAAGAGTAAAAGAACGTAAAAAATATGGACAAAAAGCAGCTAGAAGAAAATTCCAATTCGTAAAACGATAATTTTCATACTGTCTTAAAACGATCAAACCTTTTTTCATTATTTATTTTTAAATCAGGAAAAGTGGTATGTGTGGTATTGCAGCTTACGTCGGAGAAAATAAATGTCGCAACTTTGTAGTCGAAGGCTTATCGAGACTAGAATACAGAGGCTACGACTCCGCGGGTTTTGTTTGCATAGATGCAAAAAATGGTCATTTGAATGTTGTTAAAGCCAAAGGTCGGC from Candidatus Dependentiae bacterium includes:
- a CDS encoding 30S ribosomal protein S9, with the protein product MKGIKTSTIHHGVGRRKSAVARVWLKAGKGNITVNGLSFKEYFDTDIEKQIVVDPMNVARLGQDFDIDANVQGGGLVAQAGAVRLGLSRALVEMDETLRSALRKSGFLTCDARVKERKKYGQKAARRKFQFVKR